In Pristiophorus japonicus isolate sPriJap1 chromosome 2, sPriJap1.hap1, whole genome shotgun sequence, one genomic interval encodes:
- the LOC139232890 gene encoding uncharacterized protein isoform X1 codes for MSGGTAVLSADIREGMSEIVTATQENTEAAIAQRQLTVSSDATPIPRPTSTVSVQVDPQAEESKARPSAAASFQRLPLASTSPVPQKVECRTRQPNKKLGLTGIRAKPAIMGTILRLLHDNMQAEILPNGSITDPVHVRTRVKQGCVITPTLFSIFLAAMLQLTVDKLPAGVELNYRTSGNLFNLRRLQARSKTTPTSVVELQYADDACICAHTEAELQDIVDLFTEAYESMGLTINISKTKVLHQAVLATQHWPPVIKIHGMALDNVDDFLYLRSLLSTKAGIDNEIQHRHQSPMQPSAA; via the coding sequence ATGTCGGGAGGCACAGCAGtactatctgctgacattagggagggtaTGTCTGAGATCGTCACTGCAACTCAGGAAAACACcgaggctgccattgcccagcggcaattgacggtctcgagtgatgccactccaatccccagaccaacctcaacagtcagtgtgcaggttgatccacaggctgaagagtccAAAGCCAGGCCTTCCGCAGCCGCAAGTTTTCAGCGGCTTCCATTGGCGTCTACCTCGCCTGTCCCCCAAAAAGTGGAGTGCCGTACCCGGCAACCTAATAAGAAGCTTGGACTCACCGGGATTAGGGCTAAGCCTGCGATAATgggcaccatccttcgcctgctccatgacaacatgcaggccgagatccttcccaacggatccatcacagaccctgtccatgtccggaccagggtcaaacagggctgcgtcatcacgccaacactcttctcaatcttcctcgctgccatgctccaactcacagttgacaagctccccgctggagtggaactaaactacagaaccagtgggaacttgtttaaccttcgccgtctccaggccaggtccaagaccactccaacctctgtcgtcgagctacagtacgcggacgacgcctgcatttgcgcacatacagaggctgaactccaggacatagtcgacttatttactgaggcgtacgaaagcatgggacttacaataaacatcagtaagacaaaggtcctacaccaggctgtccttgccacacaacactggcccccagtcatcaagatccatggcatggccctggacaacgtggatgacTTCc